From a region of the Novipirellula aureliae genome:
- a CDS encoding SufD family Fe-S cluster assembly protein: MHAGIVAMVVGPPTRRRFTSIRNEAKDMDNLAMKRAIAKRSTLREWIGGNLGTRITTTYPSVYLSNPNSRAEILSLSLPDSSNTASSWAKSTSGVPFQLTASLPLRRFSPVDRDTETAKAIVLQVGSRFGVTGARYRQW, from the coding sequence TTGCATGCTGGCATCGTCGCGATGGTTGTCGGCCCGCCTACACGTCGTCGTTTCACATCGATTCGAAACGAGGCAAAAGACATGGACAACTTGGCGATGAAACGTGCAATCGCCAAGCGAAGTACATTGAGGGAATGGATCGGTGGCAATCTCGGTACACGCATCACGACGACCTATCCGTCGGTCTACTTATCCAACCCCAATTCACGAGCAGAGATACTGTCACTCTCGTTACCAGATTCGTCAAACACCGCTTCATCATGGGCTAAGTCGACATCAGGCGTGCCTTTTCAACTAACGGCAAGCTTGCCACTCCGGCGGTTCTCTCCAGTAGATCGCGACACTGAAACCGCAAAGGCGATCGTGCTCCAGGTTGGATCACGATTTGGCGTGACTGGAGCGAGATACAGGCAGTGGTAA
- a CDS encoding AMP-binding protein, with protein MADSTGLELSGGRLLAASLVLRRVLIRSGIANSAQSSIGILLPPSVAAVLANLAVAFAGKTVVNLNYTFKNDRAQHCVTQCAITHVLTSRRFLKRRPFELSAEMIFVEDLAKLATWWDRLLCIAAGYLLPVTMLGRMLGLDKNSDDDLMAILFTSGTTTLPKGVMLSHGNIDASLNAIRNLYRVNRDDVTIGILPFFHAFGYSGTLWLPLVTDMAAVYHVDPFGSKEIGKLARRYKATVLFATPTFLKMYLRRCDADDFANLELAIVGAERLDPMLAKSFSEKFKATAVEGYGTTETSPWISVNVPASRTLQKGVTGDRSGTVGRPVPGVQVKVVDPESQVERPIGCEGLLLAHGANVMLGYWMQPQMTAEVLHDGWYNTGDFAKQDADGFITITGRQSRFSKLGGEMVPHEAVENAINQIVAPNADEGLQYAAVTAIPDTAKGERLIVIHTPPIKYSPTEIVQQLTENEFPPLWIPKPADFIEVNELPMTSMGKIDLGALKQIATTCGRFAEK; from the coding sequence GTGGCTGATTCAACAGGTCTTGAATTGAGTGGTGGCCGCCTACTCGCTGCATCATTGGTGCTTCGCCGTGTGCTAATCCGATCGGGAATTGCGAATTCCGCACAGTCATCGATCGGTATCCTTCTGCCTCCGTCGGTTGCTGCGGTCTTGGCCAACCTAGCTGTTGCTTTCGCTGGAAAAACAGTGGTGAATCTGAACTACACATTCAAGAACGACCGAGCGCAGCATTGTGTCACGCAGTGTGCGATCACGCACGTATTGACCAGTCGGCGATTCCTGAAGCGACGACCATTTGAGCTTTCTGCCGAAATGATTTTCGTGGAGGATTTGGCAAAACTTGCGACTTGGTGGGATCGACTGTTGTGCATCGCTGCGGGCTACCTTCTTCCCGTTACGATGCTCGGTCGAATGCTTGGCCTAGACAAGAATTCTGACGACGATCTAATGGCCATTCTATTCACGTCGGGCACAACCACACTGCCCAAGGGAGTGATGTTGTCGCATGGAAACATCGACGCCAGTCTGAATGCGATTCGGAATTTATACCGAGTAAATCGTGACGATGTAACGATTGGTATCTTGCCTTTCTTTCACGCCTTTGGTTATTCCGGCACATTGTGGTTGCCGCTCGTAACGGATATGGCAGCAGTCTACCACGTTGATCCATTCGGATCCAAGGAAATTGGGAAGCTCGCCAGACGGTACAAAGCGACCGTGTTGTTTGCAACGCCAACCTTTTTGAAAATGTATCTACGTCGATGTGACGCGGATGATTTTGCAAATTTAGAATTGGCTATTGTCGGTGCTGAACGCCTTGATCCAATGTTGGCAAAATCGTTTAGTGAGAAATTCAAGGCAACGGCGGTTGAAGGTTATGGAACGACCGAAACGTCGCCATGGATATCCGTCAACGTACCTGCTTCTCGAACGTTGCAAAAGGGAGTTACCGGAGATAGGTCAGGAACGGTCGGTCGGCCCGTGCCGGGAGTGCAAGTAAAAGTGGTGGACCCCGAATCGCAAGTGGAACGCCCGATCGGATGTGAGGGGTTGTTGCTGGCTCACGGCGCCAACGTCATGCTAGGGTACTGGATGCAACCCCAAATGACAGCAGAAGTCCTACACGATGGTTGGTACAACACAGGCGACTTTGCCAAACAAGATGCGGACGGTTTCATCACCATCACCGGGCGTCAAAGCCGCTTTTCAAAACTGGGCGGCGAAATGGTCCCGCACGAAGCGGTGGAAAACGCAATCAACCAAATTGTAGCCCCCAACGCGGACGAAGGCTTGCAATACGCGGCGGTTACCGCGATCCCCGATACCGCGAAGGGAGAACGTCTGATTGTGATTCACACACCACCAATCAAATACTCGCCCACTGAAATTGTTCAACAGTTGACTGAAAATGAGTTTCCACCGCTATGGATTCCCAAGCCAGCCGATTTTATCGAAGTGAATGAATTGCCGATGACCAGTATGGGAAAGATCGATTTAGGAGCGTTAAAACAGATTGCGACAACTTGTGGTCGCTTCGCCGAAAAATAG
- a CDS encoding CBS domain-containing protein yields MSITKTESSTQVQSVMQRHPVKVLESDAITDAVDRMRENHVSALPVVDEGGYLKGILTLNDFLRLIQDTATTLKDSFPRYEDAYWVTQLVRESFGSDDVSSAMTTQPITASLDDSLLDLSKSMVDHQVHHIPVVGKDGKLLGMVSTIDIVRLVADGVLSSLHLNRL; encoded by the coding sequence ATGAGTATCACGAAAACCGAGTCATCAACCCAAGTCCAAAGTGTGATGCAGAGGCATCCGGTCAAAGTCTTAGAATCGGACGCGATCACGGATGCAGTCGATCGAATGCGAGAGAATCACGTTTCCGCCCTACCCGTTGTCGACGAGGGGGGCTATTTGAAAGGGATACTGACTCTCAACGATTTCCTGCGTCTGATTCAAGACACCGCGACCACCTTGAAAGATTCGTTCCCACGCTATGAGGATGCGTACTGGGTAACACAACTCGTTCGAGAGTCCTTTGGCAGCGACGATGTTTCCTCTGCGATGACGACGCAGCCGATTACGGCTTCTTTGGACGATTCACTTCTGGATTTATCGAAATCAATGGTCGATCACCAAGTGCATCATATCCCTGTGGTCGGAAAGGACGGCAAATTGTTGGGCATGGTTTCAACGATTGACATCGTTCGTCTCGTGGCCGATGGGGTTTTGAGTTCATTGCACTTGAATCGATTGTGA
- a CDS encoding efflux RND transporter permease subunit — MLDATIRFCVKEPWLVVMLTIGVTVFGWISYNRVPIDAIPNIGENQVIVLTPWPGRSPKDIEDQVTYPLSVSLLAVPGAESVRGKSMFGYSFVQITFKESVDFYWARSRVSEQLGTAAAQLPDGVVPQLGPDATGLGQVFYYVLVPPEDGMSLADLRSLQDFVIKYDLQAVEGVSEVASIGGYVRQYQMEVDPDKLRFHGIPLDQVVNAIRGSNLDVGAKTVETGGMEFIVRGKGLLGSDGDTEKTIRDIEQAVIMQRDGVPVRVRDIAAVQLGPDFRRGALDYNGAEAVGGVIVMRYGENPRAVIERVKDKITQIEPSLKGVTIKGIYDRTGLIDETVATLSTALRDEILITAVVILLFLLHIRSSLIVAVTLPIAVLLSFIAMNVFGVGANIMSLAGIAIAIGTMVDMAIIVSENIYQHLAEWESGGGSEGGGRRGVGSEGGGSEGDGSEGDGSEGDGSEGDGSEGDGSEGDGSEGDGSEGDGSEEMELRRSPTPNSPSPNSPTPNSPSPNSPSPNSPTPNSFTPNSPSPNSPSPNSFTPNSPSSNSRLPSSRSDVIYDAAAEVAPAVLTAVTTTIVSFLPVFFLTGRDYKLFAPLAMTKTFAISAALIAAVTIVPTLCRLMLRSANYRKRTALLAAFAGAALFGLTAFFIWGHHVVDEFDLPLSAVTATAAVQGAVAGWMLTRERVRPMHENIVSRFIVRVYRPTLSLFLRHKLAFASLPVVIVIAGTVCWQGLGLDPKCQNCQFENPTDRVVCKVCDEPLLSYLRPLEIATESVGTNLNELPGYARLKVDAKGLQTDDWIALDEGSWFYMPTLYPAASFSQSMQILQTQDALIGQIPEVKDVLGKIGRIDSALDPAPAAMVETYVMLKPREQWRPGVTAREVWDEINRVATLPGVTPASPLQPIEGRVVMLQSGIKAPMAIRIYGDDLQTLADAALQVSEQLKQSPYVNSGTVNPDIVLGKPYIEFTVDREAASRYGMSAQMVNQVIETALGGMNLINTVEGRERYPVRLRYNRDLRERIEQLDRLPVVTHSGAVVPLGELAKLETTWGPGAINSENARLIAHVSFSSNGAIGDLESISAIEEQLRLAQLGGGSEGGGSEGTLSPTSKLHLPPGYSIEAVGSFRNQIEANNRLMWLVPLVIVINLLVIYLQFRHVPITLAVFAGIPVAFGGGMILLAINGAEMNTAIWVGFIALFGIAVDDGVVIATYLDQVFTRRRLNTIADIRAATIDAGVRRIRPCLMTTATTLVALVPVLMATGRGADVARAMALPVFGGMAVEIVTLFVVPVVYCGFKEFKMQFGLADHHWADHHSAGTEDTPPEDLATQMKRLQ; from the coding sequence ATGCTTGACGCAACCATTCGCTTCTGCGTTAAAGAACCCTGGCTGGTCGTGATGTTGACGATTGGCGTCACGGTCTTCGGCTGGATCAGCTACAATCGCGTTCCGATTGATGCAATTCCAAACATCGGTGAAAACCAAGTCATCGTGCTGACCCCTTGGCCGGGTCGCTCGCCAAAAGACATCGAAGATCAGGTCACGTACCCACTAAGCGTGTCGCTGCTGGCGGTGCCGGGAGCCGAATCGGTTCGCGGCAAGAGCATGTTCGGATACAGCTTCGTTCAAATCACGTTCAAGGAAAGTGTCGACTTCTACTGGGCACGCAGCCGAGTGTCCGAACAGCTCGGCACTGCTGCTGCCCAGCTACCCGATGGTGTCGTCCCCCAACTTGGCCCCGATGCGACCGGGCTTGGGCAAGTTTTCTACTACGTGCTGGTTCCTCCCGAGGACGGCATGAGTCTGGCTGACCTCCGGAGCCTGCAGGATTTTGTCATCAAGTATGACTTGCAGGCCGTCGAGGGCGTCAGCGAAGTCGCATCAATCGGCGGCTATGTTCGCCAATATCAAATGGAAGTCGATCCGGACAAACTTCGCTTTCACGGCATCCCGCTCGATCAAGTCGTGAACGCCATACGCGGCAGCAATCTCGATGTCGGAGCCAAGACCGTTGAAACCGGCGGGATGGAGTTCATCGTTCGCGGCAAGGGCCTTCTCGGGAGCGATGGTGATACCGAAAAGACGATCCGCGACATTGAGCAAGCTGTCATTATGCAGCGTGACGGCGTACCGGTCAGGGTTCGCGACATTGCCGCCGTGCAACTCGGGCCGGACTTTCGCCGCGGTGCACTCGACTACAACGGGGCCGAGGCGGTCGGTGGCGTGATCGTGATGCGATACGGCGAGAACCCGCGAGCGGTCATCGAACGAGTCAAAGATAAGATCACCCAAATCGAACCTTCCCTTAAAGGCGTTACGATCAAGGGCATCTACGATCGCACGGGTCTGATCGACGAAACGGTGGCAACGCTTTCTACCGCACTACGGGATGAAATTCTCATCACCGCAGTCGTCATTCTGCTGTTCCTGTTGCACATCCGCAGCAGCCTCATCGTCGCCGTTACGCTTCCCATTGCCGTCTTGCTGTCGTTCATCGCTATGAACGTGTTTGGCGTTGGAGCGAACATCATGTCGCTGGCGGGAATCGCGATAGCAATTGGAACGATGGTCGATATGGCGATCATCGTCAGCGAGAACATCTATCAGCACTTGGCGGAATGGGAGTCGGGAGGTGGGAGTGAAGGAGGTGGGAGAAGGGGAGTTGGGAGTGAAGGAGGTGGGAGTGAAGGAGACGGGAGTGAAGGAGACGGGAGTGAAGGAGACGGGAGTGAAGGAGACGGGAGTGAAGGAGACGGGAGTGAAGGAGACGGGAGTGAAGGAGACGGGAGTGAAGGAGACGGGAGTGAAGAAATGGAGCTTCGGAGGTCCCCTACTCCCAACTCCCCTTCTCCCAACTCCCCTACTCCCAACTCCCCTTCTCCCAACTCCCCTTCTCCCAACTCCCCTACTCCCAACTCCTTCACTCCCAACTCCCCTTCTCCCAACTCCCCTTCTCCCAACTCCTTCACTCCCAACTCCCCTTCTTCCAACTCCCGACTTCCCAGCTCGCGTAGCGACGTCATCTACGATGCGGCGGCGGAAGTTGCGCCCGCAGTTCTAACCGCTGTCACCACAACCATCGTCAGCTTCCTGCCGGTGTTCTTTTTGACGGGTCGCGACTACAAGCTGTTCGCACCGTTGGCGATGACCAAGACGTTTGCCATATCAGCAGCATTGATTGCAGCGGTGACAATCGTTCCCACGCTGTGCCGATTGATGCTTCGCAGTGCGAACTATCGAAAGCGAACCGCGTTGCTGGCAGCGTTCGCGGGTGCAGCATTGTTCGGCCTAACCGCGTTTTTCATCTGGGGTCATCACGTCGTCGATGAGTTTGACTTGCCGCTATCGGCAGTGACGGCGACAGCAGCAGTACAGGGCGCGGTAGCGGGTTGGATGTTGACTCGTGAACGTGTGCGACCGATGCATGAGAACATCGTCAGCCGTTTTATCGTCAGAGTCTATCGACCAACGCTTTCGCTTTTCCTGCGGCACAAGCTGGCGTTCGCAAGTCTGCCGGTTGTGATCGTGATCGCAGGAACTGTCTGTTGGCAAGGGCTTGGCTTGGATCCCAAATGTCAAAACTGCCAGTTTGAGAATCCGACTGACCGAGTCGTTTGCAAAGTATGCGACGAACCGTTGTTGTCATATCTCAGGCCATTGGAAATTGCAACCGAGTCTGTGGGAACGAATCTTAACGAGCTTCCTGGTTACGCCCGTTTGAAAGTGGATGCGAAAGGCCTTCAAACCGACGACTGGATCGCACTGGATGAGGGCAGTTGGTTCTACATGCCAACGCTTTACCCGGCGGCCAGCTTCAGCCAGTCGATGCAGATACTGCAAACGCAGGACGCGTTGATCGGCCAAATCCCAGAGGTCAAGGACGTTCTAGGCAAGATCGGTCGGATTGATTCGGCTCTCGATCCGGCACCCGCCGCGATGGTCGAAACCTATGTCATGCTGAAACCTCGCGAGCAGTGGCGACCTGGCGTGACGGCCCGCGAAGTTTGGGATGAAATCAACCGCGTTGCCACGCTGCCGGGAGTGACGCCCGCTTCGCCACTCCAGCCCATCGAAGGCCGCGTCGTGATGCTGCAAAGTGGCATCAAAGCTCCGATGGCGATTCGGATTTACGGAGATGACTTGCAAACGCTTGCCGATGCAGCGCTGCAGGTGTCCGAACAACTCAAACAATCGCCCTACGTCAATTCGGGAACGGTCAATCCCGACATCGTGTTGGGCAAGCCGTACATCGAATTCACCGTTGATCGCGAAGCCGCATCGCGGTACGGCATGTCGGCTCAGATGGTCAACCAGGTCATCGAAACCGCACTCGGCGGGATGAACCTGATCAATACGGTCGAAGGTCGAGAGCGTTATCCCGTCCGCTTGCGTTACAACCGCGATCTGCGAGAGCGAATCGAACAACTCGATCGTTTGCCAGTGGTCACGCACAGCGGAGCCGTCGTTCCGTTGGGTGAGCTGGCAAAGCTAGAAACGACGTGGGGACCGGGTGCGATCAACAGTGAGAACGCTCGCTTGATTGCTCACGTTTCCTTTTCCTCCAATGGTGCGATCGGCGATCTGGAATCGATATCGGCGATTGAGGAGCAGTTGCGACTGGCACAGTTGGGAGGGGGGAGTGAAGGAGGGGGGAGTGAAGGAACGTTATCTCCCACCTCCAAACTACACCTTCCGCCTGGCTACTCGATCGAAGCTGTTGGCAGTTTTCGCAATCAAATTGAAGCCAACAATCGGCTGATGTGGTTGGTGCCGCTGGTCATTGTCATCAACTTGCTGGTCATCTATCTGCAATTCCGTCACGTCCCCATCACGCTGGCCGTGTTCGCTGGAATCCCCGTCGCCTTTGGCGGCGGCATGATTCTATTAGCGATAAACGGAGCGGAAATGAATACCGCGATTTGGGTCGGGTTCATTGCCCTATTCGGCATCGCAGTCGACGACGGCGTCGTGATTGCAACCTATCTCGATCAAGTCTTCACGCGACGACGGTTGAACACGATTGCCGACATTCGGGCGGCAACGATCGACGCTGGAGTCAGACGGATTCGGCCTTGCCTAATGACAACCGCAACCACGCTTGTCGCACTCGTTCCCGTTCTGATGGCGACTGGCCGAGGTGCCGACGTTGCCCGCGCGATGGCCCTGCCTGTGTTCGGTGGCATGGCCGTCGAAATCGTCACCCTATTTGTCGTGCCCGTCGTCTATTGCGGCTTCAAAGAATTCAAGATGCAATTCGGTCTAGCAGATCACCATTGGGCAGATCACCATTCGGCAGGCACCGAGGACACACCACCGGAGGACTTGGCTACCCAGATGAAGCGACTTCAATGA
- a CDS encoding four helix bundle protein, with translation MNERIRSHRDLIVYQKSFAAGKRIFELSKAFPREEMYSLTDQVRRSSRSVSANIAEAWRKRRYEKHFCSTMNVAEAEAAETQVWIEYASAHGYLDPETTKQVIEFYDEILRMIVAMIHGSSKWCIDFKLGVGEMGVKEVGVKELGVGEMGVKEVGVNYFDANDCPILDQQLLLAPTSSTPNSFTPNSPSPNSPSPNSPSSNSGRSDA, from the coding sequence ATGAATGAGCGAATAAGGTCACACCGCGATTTGATCGTTTACCAAAAGTCTTTTGCGGCAGGGAAACGGATTTTTGAATTATCGAAAGCGTTCCCTCGTGAAGAGATGTACTCGTTAACGGATCAGGTACGTCGTTCATCGCGGAGTGTGAGTGCAAACATCGCTGAAGCATGGCGAAAGCGACGCTACGAAAAGCACTTTTGTAGTACGATGAATGTTGCCGAGGCAGAAGCCGCCGAAACGCAGGTTTGGATTGAGTACGCATCCGCGCATGGCTACCTCGACCCGGAAACAACAAAACAGGTCATCGAGTTCTACGACGAAATTTTGCGGATGATCGTCGCGATGATTCATGGTTCGTCGAAGTGGTGCATCGACTTTAAGCTGGGAGTGGGGGAGATGGGAGTGAAGGAGGTGGGAGTGAAGGAGTTGGGAGTGGGGGAGATGGGAGTGAAGGAGGTGGGAGTGAACTACTTTGATGCGAACGACTGCCCCATACTCGATCAACAACTTCTCCTAGCTCCCACCTCCTCCACTCCCAACTCCTTCACTCCCAACTCCCCTTCTCCCAACTCCCCTTCTCCCAACTCCCCTTCTTCCAACTCGGGGCGAAGCGATGCTTGA
- a CDS encoding efflux RND transporter periplasmic adaptor subunit, whose translation MNIRSRLSGLKWLGRTVTHAGVMLTVFVLGIALVGLAQRQGWLHSGEMIAKSNDAGSNNSGTTYTCPMHLQIRQNEPGNCPICAMKLVPVADSAKPPIANANAGNGRYICPMMCTPPSSEPGRCPVCAMELVKATGGGGGDGMSVTIEPAARRLIGIQTATAELGPVSQTIRTIGSIDYNESKLATISAYASGRIEKLYANYIGVPVEKNDDLALIYSPDLYSAQVEYLMALQGGGLKRLGGSSNLSELSKQKLIELGLTEDQVAELRSRGKAESRIRVRSPIKGTVIEKHAVEGDYIKTGDKIFRIADLSTVWLMLDLFPDDAARMRFGQRVEAEVSSLPGELFMGRVAFIDPIVNHKTRTVRVRVEMPNPDAKLRPGDYATARVSVPAIRQDRIYDPALAGKYISPMHPQVIRDQPGACPIGGMDLIPTSKLGYASEPLPKQQIVTVPRDAVLMTGENSVLYVETEPGRFEIRRVTVGPMTDDRAVILEGMSAGETVATNGNFLIDSQMQLAGNPSLMDPSKAASYPPGPLELPDGDPIVLTGDGAEQFDRAYAAYFVIQKALAADQSPPPLELKKLDDSLGKLTRLAAVPDEAQSHLQSAKQSLARMQGSLEQVRKAFRPLSHSLLRAATIVRGKETATKLVHMYCPMVPGGGGDWMQPEGKLVNPYWGSEMLSCGETVKELGVKEVGVKELGVKEVGVKELGVKELGVKEVGVKEVGVKELGVGSVQTGDDALHGELK comes from the coding sequence ATGAACATTCGCTCAAGGCTAAGCGGCTTGAAATGGCTCGGACGGACGGTCACGCATGCCGGTGTCATGTTGACGGTGTTCGTGTTGGGCATTGCGCTTGTCGGCTTGGCCCAGCGGCAGGGCTGGCTTCATAGTGGTGAGATGATCGCGAAGAGCAACGATGCTGGCTCCAACAACTCAGGAACGACTTATACGTGTCCGATGCACCTTCAGATTCGCCAGAACGAGCCGGGCAATTGTCCGATTTGTGCGATGAAGTTGGTGCCGGTTGCTGACTCGGCGAAGCCGCCTATTGCGAACGCTAACGCCGGGAATGGCCGCTATATCTGCCCGATGATGTGTACTCCACCATCGAGCGAACCGGGTCGTTGTCCGGTTTGCGCGATGGAGTTGGTCAAAGCAACCGGTGGTGGCGGCGGCGATGGAATGTCTGTAACGATCGAACCGGCTGCTCGTCGCTTGATCGGCATTCAAACCGCGACTGCAGAACTCGGCCCTGTTTCGCAGACCATTCGCACGATCGGTTCGATCGACTACAACGAGAGCAAGTTGGCAACGATCTCCGCCTACGCCAGCGGTCGCATTGAAAAGCTTTACGCCAACTATATCGGTGTGCCGGTTGAAAAGAACGATGACCTCGCGTTGATCTACAGCCCCGATTTATATTCGGCCCAAGTCGAATATTTGATGGCGTTACAAGGCGGCGGGCTGAAACGGCTGGGTGGTTCATCAAACCTGAGTGAACTCTCGAAGCAAAAACTGATCGAGCTTGGTTTGACCGAAGACCAGGTCGCCGAGCTTCGTTCACGCGGGAAAGCTGAAAGCCGGATTCGCGTTCGCTCGCCGATCAAAGGCACCGTGATCGAGAAGCACGCCGTTGAAGGTGATTACATCAAGACGGGCGACAAAATTTTTCGTATCGCCGATTTGTCGACAGTCTGGCTGATGCTCGATCTATTTCCGGACGATGCCGCTCGGATGCGTTTCGGGCAACGGGTCGAAGCGGAAGTCTCATCGCTACCCGGCGAATTATTCATGGGACGGGTTGCCTTCATCGACCCTATTGTGAACCACAAGACCCGCACGGTTCGAGTTCGCGTCGAGATGCCGAACCCGGATGCGAAGCTAAGGCCCGGCGACTATGCGACCGCACGCGTCTCCGTTCCGGCCATTCGCCAAGATCGAATCTACGATCCCGCCCTTGCCGGAAAGTACATCAGTCCCATGCACCCGCAGGTAATACGTGATCAACCGGGTGCTTGCCCAATCGGTGGCATGGATTTGATCCCCACTTCAAAGCTCGGTTACGCCAGCGAGCCTTTGCCGAAACAGCAGATCGTCACGGTTCCCCGCGATGCGGTGCTGATGACGGGCGAGAACAGCGTTTTGTATGTTGAGACGGAACCCGGTCGATTTGAAATTCGCCGGGTCACGGTGGGGCCGATGACGGACGATCGAGCCGTCATCCTGGAAGGTATGTCGGCGGGTGAAACGGTTGCGACGAACGGCAACTTCTTGATTGACTCGCAGATGCAGCTTGCAGGAAATCCGTCGTTGATGGACCCGAGCAAAGCGGCCAGCTATCCGCCAGGGCCGCTAGAACTGCCCGACGGTGATCCGATCGTATTGACCGGCGATGGTGCCGAGCAATTTGACCGAGCATACGCCGCCTACTTTGTAATTCAGAAAGCTTTGGCCGCCGACCAGAGTCCTCCGCCGCTTGAGCTGAAGAAGCTGGATGATTCGCTGGGCAAGTTGACGAGATTGGCGGCCGTTCCCGACGAGGCCCAGAGTCATCTGCAAAGTGCCAAGCAATCGCTCGCGCGAATGCAAGGTTCGTTGGAACAGGTCCGAAAAGCCTTCCGGCCGCTCAGTCATTCGCTTCTTCGTGCGGCAACCATCGTGCGTGGCAAGGAAACGGCAACGAAACTCGTTCACATGTATTGCCCGATGGTTCCCGGCGGTGGTGGCGATTGGATGCAACCTGAGGGCAAACTGGTCAATCCATATTGGGGCAGCGAAATGCTTTCCTGCGGTGAGACGGTGAAGGAGTTGGGAGTGAAGGAGGTGGGAGTGAAGGAGTTGGGAGTGAAGGAGGTGGGAGTGAAGGAGTTGGGAGTGAAGGAGTTGGGAGTGAAGGAGGTGGGAGTGAAGGAGGTGGGAGTGAAGGAGTTGGGAGTTGGGAGTGTACAGACGGGCGATGATGCGTTGCATGGAGAATTGAAATGA
- a CDS encoding TolC family protein yields the protein MSQLQKSATKLTRLRKRKLLVALLVTLSGCRTASESFLSKSALPPSNSYASMDSPPTADIARVTSGRGPGVKKSTAATLVGFRLDEDDSEFEKLHSDAPSARGGEDNSEGTHQSGSDTENNFADFLERVEVDVTEQGTPVTLDELIATALATHPSIAAARQKLAAASHRIPQATSLEDPTVGNIFWPIPDQALQTAGGRIGHQFSLSQKVPWPQKLDARGKVAYQEVQVARAEVAQQEIEIIESVRLAYYELWLSAELVRIVDDNAELVEDLIAVSEARYKTGGSQQDVLRAEIEGDRLAEQRIVLRRQHEQARADLGALVRMPVSFMPTAYDEFNVDEVAPQIEQLVAQAERYNPTLQGLAAEIARDRAKESLACLQQYPDFQLGLGYSIISDDRDVLSPVANGHDNINFSIGITLPIWRDKINAGISEAAHNRSSTTLRQEAERDRLRGALRRQVAAAYAAIEQLELLSTRLIPRTEQTLTISTADYQNKKADFTDVVATYRELLALQVQVARTKASLASTLAQIERLIGG from the coding sequence ATGAGCCAATTGCAAAAATCAGCAACGAAATTGACTCGGCTCAGGAAACGCAAGTTGCTGGTTGCTCTGTTGGTCACGCTGTCCGGGTGTCGAACTGCAAGTGAGTCCTTTCTCTCCAAATCCGCATTGCCGCCGTCGAACTCGTATGCTTCGATGGATTCCCCCCCAACGGCCGACATCGCTCGGGTGACTTCGGGGCGCGGTCCGGGCGTTAAGAAATCCACCGCTGCAACACTGGTGGGATTTCGGCTCGATGAAGACGATTCCGAATTCGAGAAACTTCACTCGGATGCCCCATCCGCGCGAGGCGGCGAAGACAATAGCGAAGGCACTCATCAGTCGGGCTCAGACACCGAAAACAACTTCGCCGATTTCCTGGAACGTGTCGAAGTCGATGTAACCGAACAGGGAACACCCGTCACACTTGACGAACTGATCGCCACTGCCCTCGCGACTCATCCATCGATCGCCGCCGCGCGACAAAAGCTCGCTGCTGCTTCACACCGTATTCCGCAAGCTACCTCGCTCGAAGACCCCACCGTTGGAAACATTTTTTGGCCCATTCCTGACCAGGCACTCCAGACCGCTGGCGGACGCATTGGTCATCAGTTCTCACTCAGCCAGAAGGTTCCGTGGCCCCAGAAGTTGGACGCTCGTGGCAAGGTTGCCTATCAGGAGGTCCAAGTCGCTCGAGCAGAGGTCGCTCAGCAGGAAATCGAGATCATCGAATCCGTTCGTTTGGCCTATTACGAACTCTGGCTTTCCGCTGAACTCGTGCGCATTGTAGACGACAACGCCGAGCTGGTCGAAGACCTAATCGCGGTTTCCGAAGCCCGCTACAAAACTGGCGGCAGTCAGCAGGATGTTCTTCGTGCCGAAATCGAAGGAGATCGTCTAGCCGAACAACGGATCGTACTACGGAGGCAACATGAACAGGCGCGTGCCGATCTTGGTGCCCTCGTTCGTATGCCGGTCAGTTTCATGCCCACCGCGTACGACGAATTCAATGTCGATGAGGTGGCTCCGCAAATCGAACAACTTGTCGCTCAAGCGGAGCGGTACAATCCAACGCTCCAAGGACTGGCCGCCGAGATCGCCCGCGACCGAGCCAAAGAGTCACTGGCATGTTTGCAGCAGTACCCCGACTTTCAACTTGGTCTCGGATACTCCATCATCAGCGACGATCGTGATGTCCTCAGCCCCGTTGCCAACGGCCACGACAACATTAACTTCTCTATCGGAATAACGCTTCCGATTTGGCGAGACAAGATCAACGCGGGCATCAGTGAAGCTGCCCACAATCGCAGCAGCACGACACTACGCCAAGAAGCCGAACGCGACCGTCTGCGTGGCGCGCTCCGCCGCCAAGTCGCCGCCGCCTACGCGGCGATCGAACAACTTGAACTCCTGAGCACGCGATTGATTCCACGGACCGAACAAACGCTCACGATCAGCACGGCCGACTATCAAAACAAGAAGGCCGACTTCACGGACGTCGTCGCCACCTACCGCGAGCTACTCGCCCTGCAAGTCCAAGTCGCCCGCACCAAAGCTTCCCTCGCCAGCACTCTGGCGCAAATCGAGCGTTTGATTGGGGGCTAG